Proteins encoded within one genomic window of Microbacterium soli:
- a CDS encoding S1C family serine protease has protein sequence MNDNIADGETPTPEVPNTGAASAASQVPAPDGAAQTPAWQPPAGQAQPGPEAHAGHPSAQPAQPPYSAGRHQPAYGHQPGPYTQPGAYAPHPQSGYSGPAHAAPHLTASAFGGAAQPQPTAQTVPLDPAALSGASDAGAPASSSRRGGAPLKVAGLLLAAALVGGAAGLGGGAVMLGTNGSPVAQSATGPQTVTVNNPGSVNETTAIAADVLPSVVTIEVGGAQESGSGSGVILSKDGYVLTNTHVVTLGGAVAHPTIRVTTSDGRIYSATVVGTDPIYDLAVIKLDDATGLKPIQFGDSAKLNVGDTAVAVGAPLGLSNSVTTGIVSALNRSIQVASSAVPDGSPNDGGDNGGPGGNPFQFDIPGLGAQQQPKQSISIAVIQTDAAINPGNSGGALVDSQGHLIGINVAIATAGQSSSSSGESGSIGVGFAIPANIAQRVSQEIIDSGAATHGLLGATVRDASSMRDATIAGAVIVPPRSGQSGVVDGGAADQAGLRDGDVITRFNGLPVGSATDLTAQVRAEGAGSTVKVVYVRSGKTYTTEVTLGELQL, from the coding sequence ATGAACGACAACATCGCCGACGGTGAGACCCCCACACCCGAGGTCCCGAACACCGGTGCGGCATCGGCCGCCTCCCAGGTGCCCGCACCCGACGGTGCGGCACAGACCCCGGCCTGGCAGCCTCCTGCCGGTCAGGCCCAGCCCGGCCCCGAGGCCCATGCCGGCCATCCCTCGGCTCAGCCCGCTCAGCCGCCGTACAGCGCCGGCCGACACCAGCCGGCCTACGGGCATCAGCCCGGCCCGTACACGCAGCCCGGCGCCTACGCTCCGCATCCCCAGTCGGGGTACAGCGGCCCCGCCCATGCGGCTCCGCACCTGACGGCCTCCGCCTTCGGCGGCGCCGCACAGCCGCAGCCGACCGCGCAGACCGTTCCTCTCGACCCCGCGGCGCTCTCCGGGGCGTCGGACGCGGGCGCTCCGGCATCCTCCTCCCGCAGAGGCGGCGCACCGCTGAAGGTGGCGGGCCTCCTGCTCGCCGCAGCTCTGGTCGGCGGTGCCGCCGGTCTCGGCGGAGGAGCCGTGATGCTCGGTACGAACGGCTCGCCCGTGGCCCAGTCGGCGACGGGCCCGCAGACAGTCACGGTCAACAATCCCGGGTCGGTCAACGAGACCACCGCGATCGCGGCCGACGTGCTCCCGTCCGTCGTGACCATCGAGGTGGGAGGCGCGCAGGAGTCCGGCAGCGGATCGGGCGTGATCCTCAGCAAGGACGGCTACGTGCTGACCAACACCCACGTCGTCACCCTCGGCGGTGCGGTCGCGCATCCCACCATCCGTGTCACCACCTCCGACGGGCGCATCTACTCGGCCACGGTCGTCGGCACCGACCCGATCTACGACCTGGCCGTCATCAAGCTCGACGACGCCACCGGGCTCAAGCCCATCCAGTTCGGCGACTCCGCCAAGCTCAACGTCGGCGACACGGCCGTGGCCGTGGGAGCACCGCTCGGCCTGTCCAACTCCGTGACCACCGGCATCGTCAGCGCGCTCAACCGCAGCATCCAGGTGGCCTCCTCGGCCGTCCCCGACGGCTCGCCGAACGACGGCGGAGACAACGGCGGCCCCGGCGGGAACCCGTTCCAGTTCGACATCCCCGGGTTGGGGGCCCAGCAGCAGCCCAAGCAGTCCATCTCCATCGCCGTCATCCAGACCGACGCCGCCATCAACCCCGGCAACTCCGGCGGCGCGCTCGTCGACAGCCAGGGGCACCTGATCGGCATCAACGTCGCCATCGCGACCGCGGGGCAGTCCTCGTCCTCGTCGGGTGAGTCGGGCTCGATCGGCGTCGGCTTCGCGATCCCCGCCAACATCGCCCAGCGAGTCTCCCAAGAGATCATCGACAGCGGTGCGGCCACGCACGGCCTGCTGGGCGCCACCGTGCGCGACGCGTCGTCGATGCGGGACGCGACGATCGCCGGTGCCGTGATCGTGCCGCCCCGCAGCGGCCAGTCCGGCGTCGTCGACGGCGGTGCCGCGGACCAGGCCGGTCTGCGGGACGGCGACGTCATCACGCGTTTCAACGGCCTCCCCGTCGGCAGTGCCACGGACCTCACCGCGCAGGTGCGCGCCGAAGGCGCCGGCTCCACGGTGAAGGTCGTCTACGTCCGCTCGGGGAAGACCTACACGACCGAGGTGACCCTCGGCGAGCTCCAGCTCTGA
- a CDS encoding aminotransferase class I/II-fold pyridoxal phosphate-dependent enzyme, translated as MDVIPGAWRRTAAGAGLLSPEGEVAPTIFAEMSAAAVRFDAINLGQGFPDEDGPAAVLEAAREAISQGANQYPPGRGIPELRRAICEHQQRFYGLDVDPDTEVLVTAGATEALTATLLALIDSPEDEVVVFEPYYDSYAAVVALAGARLHTVRLRRPDFQPDLDELAAAVNERTRIILVNDPHNPTGVVFAPEVQAEIVRLAQERDAIIVTDEVYEHLSFHAPHVPIATLPGAAERTLTISSAGKTFSATGWKIGWVHGPAALITAVLAVKQFLTYVNGSPFQPAIAVGLRLPDAYFDEARAALQRKHELLGDALRAAGFEVHPPQGGYFTVADATALGGADAAAFCRALPERVGVAAIPISAFVATAHQDDYAGLVRFAACKRVDVLEEGARRLASLR; from the coding sequence ATGGATGTCATTCCCGGTGCCTGGCGGCGCACCGCAGCAGGGGCGGGTCTTCTCTCTCCGGAAGGCGAGGTCGCTCCCACGATCTTCGCAGAGATGTCGGCTGCCGCGGTCCGATTCGACGCGATCAACCTGGGCCAGGGCTTCCCGGATGAGGACGGCCCTGCCGCAGTGCTGGAGGCCGCGCGGGAGGCCATCTCACAAGGGGCGAACCAGTATCCGCCCGGACGCGGCATCCCGGAGCTGCGCCGGGCGATCTGCGAGCACCAGCAGCGCTTCTACGGGCTCGACGTCGACCCCGACACGGAGGTGCTCGTGACCGCCGGGGCGACGGAGGCGTTGACGGCGACGCTGCTGGCGCTCATCGACTCCCCCGAGGACGAAGTCGTCGTCTTCGAGCCCTACTACGACTCGTACGCGGCGGTCGTCGCCCTGGCGGGTGCGCGGCTGCACACCGTGCGGCTGCGGCGCCCTGACTTCCAGCCCGACCTGGACGAACTCGCCGCCGCCGTCAACGAGCGCACTCGCATCATCCTCGTGAACGACCCTCACAACCCGACCGGGGTGGTGTTCGCCCCCGAGGTGCAGGCCGAGATCGTCCGACTGGCGCAGGAGCGCGACGCGATCATCGTCACCGACGAGGTGTACGAGCACCTGTCCTTCCACGCCCCGCACGTGCCGATCGCCACGCTCCCCGGCGCGGCCGAGCGCACGCTGACGATCTCGTCGGCGGGGAAGACCTTCTCGGCCACGGGCTGGAAGATCGGGTGGGTGCACGGCCCGGCAGCGCTGATCACGGCCGTGCTCGCCGTCAAGCAGTTCCTGACCTACGTGAACGGCTCACCGTTCCAGCCCGCGATCGCGGTGGGGCTGCGACTGCCGGACGCCTACTTCGACGAGGCGCGCGCCGCGCTGCAGCGCAAGCACGAGCTGCTGGGCGATGCCCTGCGCGCCGCGGGATTCGAGGTCCACCCCCCGCAGGGCGGGTACTTCACCGTGGCGGATGCCACCGCGCTGGGCGGTGCGGACGCCGCGGCGTTCTGCCGTGCGCTGCCGGAGCGCGTCGGTGTCGCGGCCATCCCGATCAGCGCGTTCGTGGCCACCGCGCACCAGGACGACTACGCCGGACTGGTGCGCTTCGCCGCCTGCAAGCGCGTCGACGTGCTCGAGGAGGGCGCCCGCCGCCTGGCGTCCCTGCGCTGA
- a CDS encoding carbon-nitrogen hydrolase family protein, with translation MTAPSPLVAVCQFAPAASRSANRERVSGLVADAAARGARLVVLPEYSSYFVDPMDASLAAESETLDGEFVQTLARLAAEHATAIVAGLVERADAGRVHNTLVAVTDAGVQTVYRKQHLYDAFGQTESTWIEAGPVGQASVFDVDGVRFGMMTCYDLRFPEVARTLVDAGADALVVPAEWVRGALKEHHWNTLLAARAIESTAYVIAADHPGPVGVGFSQVVDPQGVVVAGVSAGEGIALASVDPELVVRTREVNPVLRLRRYRVTPAT, from the coding sequence ATGACCGCACCGTCTCCGCTCGTCGCCGTCTGCCAGTTCGCCCCTGCAGCGTCTCGGTCTGCGAACCGGGAGCGCGTGTCCGGGCTCGTCGCCGACGCCGCGGCGCGCGGGGCGCGCCTGGTCGTCCTGCCCGAGTACAGCAGCTACTTCGTCGACCCGATGGACGCATCGCTGGCCGCGGAGTCGGAGACGCTCGATGGCGAGTTCGTGCAGACCCTCGCCCGACTGGCTGCGGAGCACGCCACGGCCATCGTCGCGGGGCTCGTCGAGCGGGCGGACGCGGGACGCGTGCACAACACGCTCGTCGCGGTGACGGATGCGGGAGTGCAGACCGTCTACCGCAAGCAGCACCTGTATGACGCGTTCGGCCAGACGGAGTCCACCTGGATCGAGGCGGGCCCGGTGGGTCAGGCCTCGGTTTTCGACGTCGACGGCGTCCGGTTCGGGATGATGACCTGCTACGACCTGCGCTTCCCCGAGGTCGCTCGCACGCTCGTCGACGCAGGGGCGGATGCCCTGGTGGTGCCGGCCGAATGGGTGCGCGGGGCTCTCAAGGAGCACCACTGGAACACACTGCTGGCGGCCCGCGCGATCGAGAGCACCGCCTACGTGATCGCCGCCGACCACCCGGGTCCCGTCGGGGTGGGCTTCTCGCAAGTCGTCGACCCGCAGGGCGTCGTGGTCGCCGGTGTCAGTGCGGGGGAGGGGATCGCGCTGGCATCCGTCGATCCGGAACTGGTCGTGCGCACCCGTGAGGTCAATCCTGTGCTCCGTCTGCGCCGCTACCGCGTGACCCCCGCGACCTGA
- a CDS encoding carboxymuconolactone decarboxylase family protein → MTDSPYPARTPELTRRRRDLVPGTSAAFEAFSKQVFAEGSLDEKTKQLIAVAVAHVTQCPYCIDGHTKQASRKGATDEEIMEAIWVAAEMRAGGAYAHSVVALSALDAVHGHAHG, encoded by the coding sequence ATGACCGATTCCCCCTACCCCGCCCGCACCCCCGAGCTGACCCGGCGGCGCCGTGACCTCGTGCCCGGCACCTCGGCCGCGTTCGAGGCCTTCAGCAAGCAGGTCTTCGCCGAGGGTTCGCTGGACGAGAAGACCAAGCAGCTCATCGCCGTCGCCGTGGCGCACGTGACGCAGTGCCCGTACTGCATCGACGGCCACACCAAGCAGGCCTCCCGCAAGGGCGCGACCGACGAGGAGATCATGGAGGCGATCTGGGTCGCCGCCGAGATGCGCGCCGGGGGCGCTTACGCGCATTCCGTCGTGGCGCTCAGCGCGCTGGACGCCGTGCACGGGCACGCGCACGGCTGA
- a CDS encoding helix-turn-helix domain-containing protein, which yields MASLIERKQHRARLRIIEAADDLFADRGFNAVSVSDIAERAEVGRTTFFRHFGDKQEVVFAREREVLALIAVEDVPAPGADPSDLIEALRALQPIILGVTSRMTADADAFRRHMRLVQAHPELGERDAAKLQEIADLLGDLLTNRGWDASVATLSGRLAVACFQAARRESTDPTDLAERTRRALERILGLRP from the coding sequence ATGGCCTCATTGATCGAGAGGAAGCAGCATCGCGCCCGCCTGCGGATCATCGAAGCGGCGGACGACCTCTTCGCCGACCGGGGTTTCAATGCAGTGTCGGTCAGCGACATCGCGGAGCGGGCGGAGGTCGGGCGCACCACCTTCTTCCGGCATTTCGGAGACAAACAGGAGGTCGTGTTCGCGCGTGAGCGCGAGGTCCTCGCCTTGATCGCCGTGGAGGACGTTCCCGCTCCCGGAGCCGATCCGTCCGACCTCATCGAGGCCCTGCGTGCGCTGCAGCCGATCATCCTGGGCGTCACGTCCCGGATGACGGCGGACGCCGACGCATTCCGGCGGCACATGCGCCTCGTGCAGGCGCACCCCGAGCTCGGAGAGCGCGACGCCGCGAAGCTCCAGGAGATCGCAGACCTGCTGGGCGACCTGCTCACGAACCGAGGCTGGGATGCATCCGTCGCCACGCTCTCGGGCCGGCTCGCCGTCGCGTGCTTCCAAGCGGCTCGCCGGGAGTCCACGGATCCGACGGATCTGGCTGAGCGCACCCGTCGCGCCCTCGAGCGGATCCTCGGGCTCCGCCCCTGA
- a CDS encoding MBL fold metallo-hydrolase — translation MSESLTITRVAHSCHLIQIGDRTILTDPWFSERVFYHPGEPVALTPETLPRLDAVLISHEHYDHCDLRAFRGYRDHDVPMIVAGPVARRARRAGFTDITPLDAWQSAQIGDITVHAAPGLHGVHEVTFIIEAGGRSVYFAGDTLLTPDLLTLSDRHGTFDVALLPINGLTIRTARNRQVVMNADEAAELAAALHPKLVVPQHYAYTAGPIGDRLILRSDKDPALFANAMRQLAPTVPVAIIDTGSPLHVTP, via the coding sequence ATGAGCGAGTCACTGACCATCACCCGCGTCGCCCACAGCTGCCACCTGATCCAAATCGGGGACAGGACGATCCTCACCGATCCATGGTTCTCGGAGAGGGTGTTCTACCACCCCGGAGAGCCGGTGGCTCTGACACCAGAGACGCTCCCCCGTCTCGACGCCGTCCTGATCAGCCACGAGCACTACGACCATTGCGATCTCAGGGCGTTCCGAGGCTACCGGGATCACGACGTCCCGATGATCGTCGCCGGCCCCGTCGCGAGGAGGGCGCGCAGAGCCGGCTTCACGGACATCACTCCGCTGGATGCGTGGCAGAGCGCTCAGATCGGTGACATCACCGTTCATGCCGCGCCCGGACTGCACGGTGTTCATGAGGTGACCTTCATCATCGAGGCCGGCGGCAGGAGCGTCTACTTCGCCGGTGACACGCTGCTCACCCCCGACTTGCTGACCCTGAGCGATCGGCACGGCACCTTCGATGTCGCTCTCCTGCCGATCAACGGGCTCACCATCAGGACGGCCCGGAACAGGCAGGTCGTGATGAATGCGGACGAAGCCGCCGAACTCGCCGCCGCGCTCCACCCGAAGCTCGTGGTGCCGCAGCACTACGCATACACCGCCGGCCCCATCGGCGACAGACTGATCCTGCGCAGCGACAAGGATCCCGCTCTGTTCGCGAATGCCATGAGACAGCTGGCGCCCACCGTGCCCGTCGCCATCATCGACACCGGGAGTCCGCTCCACGTGACGCCCTGA
- a CDS encoding SpaA isopeptide-forming pilin-related protein: MTKRVFAEPTSVNGPIGDDVRDTAGSTFRLYTDDDGEPGSATAFTCTIVADGECRITVTGLQKGGDNRGERFWVVEEDAEAGSDAAEHTYINSELYVGAYTGPRDLRRIVGLTKALEPSSTPLAMPMTASQLSNSDLPRTNATTAEAGSFGAVVGSYKNPTIVPKCEASPLRIGIILDQSASISGDQWRTFRGALVDGKDSVLRLLRDANARVSVLGFGSGVSGQNGWHHGGASGPAALPTNNDSLEQIIPASRPGGSGNTTNWDAALSTFQQHSDDYDMVLFVTDGAPNYILDGTGPSNTNVTLRSLEAPMYAANALKKHDVRVVAVGVGEGASGEQVAQNLRAVSGEKAGSDYLQGDWDGLKRILSEVVTAATCQVPVEVSKTLKNADGSTTKLAGDWDFTAALTPGTSSPVSLLGDATQTTDSGAAGAAHWTVKFTQPSGQAATLKIEETAQPGWTLDAVDCTLDARTLPTTVDGDSVTISDLGPASGALKCTFTNSEAKPATVTVDKKWVVDGEKLPHGDQPDGMDATLRMAIQGDDVSDVAWGQTRSGFTVGDSVTIGEDTTLDASLVNGCVLTGSTIAGPGIKGAAELTSDGYDAVLTKKSNVYTVTNTVQCQRLTLVKKVHNSHGGQATPADWDGGLFAQTGTAAPIAFDSGETRYVGVGEYVLSESDEDGYSQAKLVCTGGELTGSTVSIKAGADVVCTFKNVDDAGSVTWTKTADDGTTALGGSVWTLTGPGLGTDGVVIEDCTSAADCSQLRDRDPAEGSFLMGDLDWGEYSLVETKAPRGYVLDATPHEFTIAADAVTVDLGALVNTEEPVVPEPEDPESPVLPLTGSDGALWMSVGAIALILIAGGVLLVLRRTRTQE; this comes from the coding sequence GTGACCAAGCGCGTCTTCGCCGAGCCGACCAGCGTGAACGGGCCGATCGGCGACGATGTCCGTGACACGGCCGGGTCGACCTTCCGGCTGTACACCGACGACGACGGCGAGCCCGGATCGGCCACAGCGTTCACCTGCACGATCGTCGCGGACGGCGAGTGCAGGATCACCGTCACCGGCCTGCAGAAGGGCGGCGACAACCGAGGCGAGCGCTTCTGGGTCGTCGAGGAGGACGCAGAAGCGGGCTCGGATGCCGCCGAGCACACCTACATCAACTCCGAGCTGTACGTGGGCGCCTACACCGGTCCGCGGGACCTGCGTCGGATCGTCGGACTGACGAAGGCGCTCGAGCCGTCGTCCACGCCGCTGGCCATGCCGATGACCGCGTCCCAGCTGTCCAATTCCGATCTGCCGCGCACCAACGCGACGACCGCCGAGGCAGGATCCTTCGGCGCGGTCGTCGGCTCGTACAAGAACCCGACGATCGTCCCGAAGTGCGAGGCCTCTCCGCTGCGGATCGGGATCATCCTCGACCAGTCCGCGTCGATCAGCGGTGATCAGTGGCGGACCTTCCGCGGCGCACTGGTCGACGGCAAGGACTCCGTGCTCCGCCTGCTCCGCGACGCGAACGCGCGAGTCTCGGTGCTCGGCTTCGGCTCCGGCGTCTCGGGTCAGAACGGCTGGCACCACGGCGGCGCGTCAGGACCCGCGGCGCTGCCGACGAACAACGACAGCCTCGAGCAGATCATCCCGGCCTCCCGCCCCGGCGGTTCGGGCAACACGACGAACTGGGATGCCGCCCTGAGCACCTTCCAGCAGCACTCCGACGACTACGACATGGTGCTCTTCGTCACCGACGGTGCGCCGAACTACATCCTCGACGGCACCGGTCCGAGCAACACCAACGTGACGCTGCGTTCGCTGGAGGCCCCGATGTACGCGGCCAACGCGCTCAAGAAGCACGACGTGCGCGTCGTCGCCGTGGGCGTGGGCGAGGGCGCATCGGGAGAGCAGGTCGCTCAGAACCTGCGGGCCGTCTCCGGTGAGAAGGCCGGCTCGGACTACCTGCAGGGGGACTGGGACGGACTCAAGCGGATCCTGTCCGAGGTGGTCACCGCCGCCACCTGCCAGGTGCCCGTCGAAGTGTCCAAGACGCTGAAGAACGCCGACGGCTCCACGACGAAGCTCGCCGGAGACTGGGACTTCACCGCGGCTCTGACCCCGGGCACCAGCAGCCCCGTGTCGCTGCTGGGCGACGCGACGCAGACCACGGACTCCGGCGCGGCGGGCGCCGCGCACTGGACCGTGAAGTTCACGCAGCCCAGCGGGCAGGCGGCGACCCTGAAGATCGAGGAGACCGCCCAGCCGGGGTGGACGCTCGACGCCGTCGACTGCACGCTCGATGCGCGCACTCTGCCGACCACTGTGGACGGCGACTCCGTCACCATCTCCGACCTGGGCCCGGCATCCGGGGCACTGAAGTGCACCTTCACGAACAGCGAGGCCAAGCCCGCGACCGTGACGGTCGACAAGAAGTGGGTGGTCGACGGGGAGAAGCTCCCGCACGGCGACCAGCCCGACGGGATGGACGCGACGCTCCGGATGGCCATCCAGGGCGACGACGTCAGCGACGTCGCCTGGGGCCAGACCCGTTCCGGCTTCACCGTGGGCGACTCGGTGACGATCGGAGAGGACACGACCCTCGACGCCTCGCTGGTGAACGGCTGCGTGCTCACCGGGAGCACCATCGCCGGCCCCGGCATCAAGGGCGCCGCAGAACTGACCTCCGACGGTTACGACGCGGTTCTCACGAAGAAGTCCAACGTCTACACCGTGACCAACACGGTGCAGTGCCAGCGGCTCACCCTCGTGAAGAAGGTGCACAACAGCCACGGCGGCCAGGCGACCCCTGCTGACTGGGACGGCGGCCTGTTCGCGCAGACCGGCACGGCGGCCCCGATCGCCTTCGACTCCGGTGAGACCCGGTATGTCGGTGTCGGCGAGTACGTCCTGTCCGAGTCGGATGAAGACGGGTACTCGCAGGCGAAGCTGGTCTGCACCGGCGGCGAGCTCACCGGCTCGACCGTGTCGATCAAGGCCGGAGCCGATGTCGTCTGCACCTTCAAGAACGTGGACGACGCCGGTTCGGTGACCTGGACGAAGACCGCCGACGACGGGACCACCGCACTGGGCGGCTCGGTCTGGACCCTCACCGGTCCGGGGCTCGGTACGGACGGCGTGGTCATCGAGGACTGCACCTCCGCTGCGGACTGCTCGCAGCTGCGGGACCGGGATCCCGCCGAGGGCTCGTTCCTGATGGGCGATCTCGACTGGGGCGAGTACAGCCTTGTCGAGACGAAGGCACCGCGCGGCTATGTGCTGGATGCGACGCCGCACGAGTTCACGATCGCGGCGGATGCCGTGACCGTGGACCTCGGCGCCCTCGTGAACACCGAGGAGCCCGTGGTCCCGGAGCCGGAGGATCCGGAATCGCCGGTGCTGCCGCTGACGGGCAGCGACGGTGCACTGTGGATGTCGGTCGGTGCGATCGCGCTGATCCTCATCGCCGGTGGCGTGCTGCTGGTGCTGCGCAGGACGCGCACTCAGGAGTGA
- a CDS encoding helix-turn-helix domain-containing protein, translated as MLTADSSSASKDVVPMPWVYAQRTLSRSSGFPVAPHVASHLLEASGGGKSQLSYVGTSLSREQLAGLSILPDPIPIQDTRLGPFDLKALSPAEARILLTASLSTTQQVENLIDSAAVDSVHFFTDAVTNLLKIRDGYFHLNPAARTILLNIAGTEELTSAHASLARTSTRNGDRASSAWHEAHTRLGSRESLKGLLRTATQQIAHGAVHPAQRAAILAMDTARRHGHQDILTAATKIATQAALGGGYFTDANTFDTRTAMSATRILHQNQPCGALSLEEHIEQLRSLHRIMSRRIDSEILSDLIRALSIWEEDASAADARIAAIALKTTRSQPDGKAGEDRHIPSPLVEAYVRLFHAMFLFQSQKTELAAAILIREVPRLPIAVLALPSSAWTTRAARRPAPPQSSTEEFLLSALGHSSSRLPDGLRIPMSYTEKIAKSDFLKPETGSHDPVSIGHLRGTDLTRREHQILTLLLQGCTAHELSRSLSVSIRTVEVHIRRIYQKLGVNNRAQLIAKVRRGANTPIKSPPHIYRSRDL; from the coding sequence GTGCTGACGGCAGATTCTTCTTCCGCTTCGAAGGACGTGGTTCCCATGCCCTGGGTCTATGCGCAACGGACGCTCTCCCGATCGTCCGGATTCCCAGTGGCGCCGCACGTTGCGTCTCACCTACTGGAAGCCAGTGGCGGAGGCAAGTCGCAGCTGAGCTACGTCGGCACCAGTCTGTCCCGTGAGCAACTGGCAGGCCTCAGCATCCTCCCCGATCCGATTCCCATTCAGGACACCCGCCTCGGTCCTTTCGATCTCAAGGCACTCAGTCCTGCCGAGGCTCGAATCCTCCTCACAGCCTCTTTGAGCACGACTCAGCAAGTCGAGAACCTCATCGACTCGGCTGCCGTCGACTCGGTCCACTTCTTCACCGACGCGGTCACGAACCTTCTCAAGATCAGGGATGGCTACTTTCATCTCAATCCGGCAGCGCGGACAATTCTGTTGAACATCGCAGGAACAGAAGAACTCACCAGTGCGCACGCGTCTCTGGCCAGAACCAGTACTCGAAATGGGGACCGGGCATCTTCAGCGTGGCATGAGGCGCACACCCGGTTGGGTAGCCGCGAATCTCTGAAAGGTCTGCTTCGCACTGCCACGCAGCAGATCGCTCACGGTGCAGTCCATCCTGCCCAACGCGCTGCGATACTCGCGATGGATACCGCCCGTCGACATGGCCATCAGGACATCCTCACGGCGGCCACGAAAATCGCCACCCAAGCTGCACTCGGCGGTGGGTACTTCACCGACGCGAACACCTTCGACACGCGCACTGCAATGTCAGCGACCCGGATACTGCATCAGAACCAACCTTGCGGCGCCCTCTCCCTCGAGGAACATATCGAACAGCTTCGTTCTCTGCATCGGATCATGTCGCGTCGGATCGATTCCGAGATCCTCAGCGATCTGATCCGCGCGCTCTCGATATGGGAGGAAGACGCCTCCGCAGCAGACGCTCGTATCGCTGCCATCGCCCTGAAGACAACACGCTCGCAACCTGATGGCAAGGCCGGCGAGGACCGTCACATTCCTTCGCCGCTCGTGGAGGCCTACGTCCGGTTATTCCACGCGATGTTCCTCTTCCAGAGTCAGAAGACAGAACTGGCAGCTGCAATCCTGATACGGGAAGTGCCACGACTCCCCATCGCCGTCCTCGCGCTCCCGTCCTCGGCCTGGACAACGAGAGCGGCACGAAGACCGGCCCCTCCACAGAGTTCAACTGAGGAGTTTCTCCTCAGCGCGCTCGGGCACAGTTCAAGTAGGCTTCCTGACGGTCTCCGCATCCCCATGTCATACACCGAGAAAATTGCGAAGTCCGACTTCTTGAAACCAGAGACCGGTTCTCATGATCCTGTCTCCATCGGACACCTTCGCGGCACAGATCTAACACGCCGCGAACATCAAATACTGACCCTGCTGTTACAAGGGTGCACTGCGCACGAGCTCAGCAGGAGTCTCAGCGTTTCAATACGGACGGTCGAGGTTCACATCCGCAGAATATATCAAAAACTCGGCGTCAATAATCGAGCTCAACTTATTGCGAAAGTTCGTCGAGGAGCGAACACTCCGATAAAATCCCCGCCTCACATCTATCGTTCTCGAGACCTGTGA